From the genome of Leptolyngbyaceae cyanobacterium:
CGATAAAGAGGAATAGCATTTGCTTCACCTTTAAATTCAGCCGTGAGTTGGGCGCGTTTCCAAGCTGAATCAGTTGTCAGAGAATTAATTTGAGCTTTGGTTTCTAGAAGTGCGAGATTTTGCGATCGCTGCCTTGCTTTTAAGTGTATCTGTTTCCAAACAGGTGCGATCGCTTTTTTCCATTCTTCATCTAAATCGGCGGTAAAACGATTCCACTTTTCTCCTAAAAAACGTTCTGCTGCTGTTTCCATCAAGGGTACAGGTATGGGTACGTCGTATCCTACCGGAAGATATCCAAAAGCGGAAAGTCGATCGGCTAAACAGGGATGGGTATCTTCATGATTAGTTTTTTCCACCAGCGCCAAATTGAGGGAAATGGCTGCTTGCTGCGCTGGTACTTCTTTTCGCATTTCTTGTAATACTTTTGCGATCGTACCATCCGGCGGTTGTTCAAAATCGAGAGCTTGTTTGAAAATCGGTTTCCACACTGATTTATGGAAAAAATTGCCCTTAATTTCCAGATTAATTAAAGCTTCGGCGGCGTGATGAGAACCTGCCAATTCTGCGGCGCAACGATCCGCTTCGTATTCGTTAGCACGCGCTAGTACAAACGAGTAAGCGCGAAAAAAAGGTGCATACCATTTAAAAAAGCCACTAAATAATATAGATCCGCCTTGTCCGCTTCTTTCTAATCCCTCGCCAAACTGATACCAAATATTGCGAAGACGATATATCCAACCAGCGAAACGACTGTGATTGCCAGATAAATGTCCTAATTCGTGGGCGACAACAGCGCGGAATTGTTCCGGCGAAAGGGATTGCATCAATGGCAATCCTAAAAATAAATAATTTTGATACCAACCTAAAAAACCGAAACGGGGTACTTGTATAACGCCAGCATTGTGTTGGTTATCTAAAATAATATGATGAAAAGTCGGAGCCTGTAGCGCTATTGTCAGTTCGTCAATGAGGGCAAATAGTTCTGGCAATTCGCTACGGCTAATTTCTATACCGTTGGGTTTTGGGAAACTCAGCCAAAGCGATCGCAAAATACCCAATCCAATCAAAATACTAAACACGAAAGTTCGTGTCGCAATCCAAAATATTCCACATAGCAGAATCAGTACAAATAAAACATAAGCATAACCAAGCGCAGCCAACAAACCGATCCGAAATTTGTATTTAGCTGGGTTTTGGCGAGCATATTTTGTCAATTTTTGGATTAAGGCGTCGAATTGTTCTTCATTCATAGGAATTAAAATAACTATTATTCCTATTCTACAGCATCCTAATTTTGCCTATTTGTAGATAATCGAACCTTTGATTTTACGTAGTTTATTTTTCAAGGAATTCCCATTTTCATTCAGAACAATGATATAAGCATGGTCAGGAAATCGCACTTCGTTCGATAGTCGATCGGCAAGTTCGTTGTCGAGCTTATCCCCATCCGTCTCCCAAAAACCGCGACGCCTTAGCACAACCAGCACGTAGAAAGGATCTTCGGGATAGTATTTCACTACCTTTCTTACAAAATAAACCTCTTGCAGTTGAGCGCTGTAAACCGACAACTGCCGGGATAGATTTTCTATATCGTGACTTTCTAAATCGTGAAATTGAAATTCGTCACTAGGCGTAACGCTAGAACGCTCTTGCTTCGCCAACATCAGTAAATTGTAGTGTTCGTCAGCCCGTTTCCGATAAACTTTTGCTTCCTCTACTTTTTCCTGTTGCATGAGGAAATAGTAAATCAAATCGCAGCCTTGAACAACAGAACCCGGATCTGTCTTCATTGCCTTTTCAATATAATCAATGCCAGACTCATCATTCTTTTGTAGTAACAGTTGACCGAGATTATAATTAGCAGCAGCGTGTTCCGGCTGTTCCTTAAGTATTTCTTTAAATAGGGGAATCGCAACTTCATCTCCCTTGAGTTCTAACGTCCAGCAAGCGCGATTCCAAGCTTCTTCATCTGTTAGAGATTGTTTTTCTGCCTTCTCCTCTAGGGATTGTAATTGCTTTAGCGATTCTTGAGCGTAAGCATATCTTTGCCGCCAACCTGTAGAAATTTCTTGTTTCCAATTACTACTAAAATAATCAATTAAATTATTTAATAAATTTCCTAACAATTGGTCTGCCGCGCTTAGTTTTACCGGAGGAGGTACGGATAACTTTTGCTGTTTATCGGGAAGATAGCCCAAAGCAACGAGGCGATCCGATAAGCAAGGATGGGTATCGGCATTATTAGTTTTTTGCTTGAGAGCTTGGTCAAACCATTTAGTCACATTTTCGGTAGGCAAACTACTTACCAAAGCACTCGACATATTTGCATAAACTGCTGCTGGTGGTTCTATTTGATGAGTTACCTGTTTATAAACCTTAGGCCAAAAATCGCTATCCAAAAATCTCGCTTTTACTTCTACATTGATGAGAGCTTCTGCTGCGTTTTTTGCTCCAGCTAATTCTGCCGCACAGCGATCGGCTTCGTATTCATCCATTCTAGCTAAGACAAAAGAATAAGCATTAAAAAATGGAAAGTACCACTTAAAAAACCACTCGAAAATAATAGAAGAACCTTGTACTCCGCCTTGATGCAGCCTTTCCCAAATCTGAGTATGGGTTTTGCGAACTCGGTAAATCCAGCCAGCAAAACGACTGTGATTACCAGATAAATGTCCTAATTCGTGGGCGAGGACGGCGCGAAATTGGCTTTGCGATAAGGCTTGCATTAAAGGTAGCCCTATTATCAGATAGTTTTGCTGCCATCCGAACAACCCCAAACGCGGTATTTGCACTACACCAGCGTTGAATTCATTGGTGAGCAAGATATGGTGAAATCCGGGAGTTTTTAGTTTAGATGTGAGTTCGTCAATTAAGGCAAATAGGCGCGGTGCTTCCTGGCGGTTGAGGGGTAAACCGATGGGGGGAGGAAAAGTTACCCAGAGCGATCGCAAAATAATAAATGCCGGCACCAACAACAGAACAACTAACTTAATCATGTTGATGTTAAATCTACGATTGACCAGCATTATCATTACCAACAGCGCTAAAAGGCCAATCAATCCCGCTAAAACCAAAAAAATGTAAGCATAACCAAGAACAGCCAGAAGACCCACCCGCAGTTTATAATTTCCCGGTTTTTGACGGGCAAAACTCTCCAAACGCTTTACCAGCCCATCAAACTGTTCCTGAGTCATCGCCATGTTAGAGCACCTCAACGACAAATCCTCAACGATAGCCAATCTTTACCCAAAAATCTTGCTATCGTAATCAGGTCATTTTTAACTCAACGGCAAAGCCTCAAGCCAATATAATTATTAGGAGCGCAACAAAAATTAATTAAAATTGCTGTTCTATGGCAAGAATTGAAACCAGAACCGAACCCATGATCCTCAACATGGGGCCGCACCATCCCTCAATGCACGGGGTATTGCGGTTAATTGTCACTCTGGATGGCGAGGATGTGATCGATTGTGAGCCAGTAATTGGCTACCTGCATCGCGGCATGGAAAAAATTGCCGAGAACCGCACCAATATCATGTATGTCCCTTACGTTAGCCGTTGGGACTATGCGGCAGGGATGTTTAACGAAGCCGTGACGGTAAATGCACCGGAAAAGCTAGCGGATATCGC
Proteins encoded in this window:
- a CDS encoding M48 family metalloprotease, with the translated sequence MNEEQFDALIQKLTKYARQNPAKYKFRIGLLAALGYAYVLFVLILLCGIFWIATRTFVFSILIGLGILRSLWLSFPKPNGIEISRSELPELFALIDELTIALQAPTFHHIILDNQHNAGVIQVPRFGFLGWYQNYLFLGLPLMQSLSPEQFRAVVAHELGHLSGNHSRFAGWIYRLRNIWYQFGEGLERSGQGGSILFSGFFKWYAPFFRAYSFVLARANEYEADRCAAELAGSHHAAEALINLEIKGNFFHKSVWKPIFKQALDFEQPPDGTIAKVLQEMRKEVPAQQAAISLNLALVEKTNHEDTHPCLADRLSAFGYLPVGYDVPIPVPLMETAAERFLGEKWNRFTADLDEEWKKAIAPVWKQIHLKARQRSQNLALLETKAQINSLTTDSAWKRAQLTAEFKGEANAIPLYRELLAQNPHHALANYELGQILLEKDDSAGISHIEIAIEQDSSLVIPGCQSLYAFLKQQGKLAAAQGYHERATKHYHIWEKAAAERKGVSDRDRFEPHNLSLVQLAEISEQISHYPQIKQAYLVRKVIVHFPEKPCYILAIMQRYIRLEANNYINDDQLIDLLLDGLNFSGDVFGIVLNGYNTKLGQAIRKVENASIFRS
- a CDS encoding M48 family metalloprotease → MTQEQFDGLVKRLESFARQKPGNYKLRVGLLAVLGYAYIFLVLAGLIGLLALLVMIMLVNRRFNINMIKLVVLLLVPAFIILRSLWVTFPPPIGLPLNRQEAPRLFALIDELTSKLKTPGFHHILLTNEFNAGVVQIPRLGLFGWQQNYLIIGLPLMQALSQSQFRAVLAHELGHLSGNHSRFAGWIYRVRKTHTQIWERLHQGGVQGSSIIFEWFFKWYFPFFNAYSFVLARMDEYEADRCAAELAGAKNAAEALINVEVKARFLDSDFWPKVYKQVTHQIEPPAAVYANMSSALVSSLPTENVTKWFDQALKQKTNNADTHPCLSDRLVALGYLPDKQQKLSVPPPVKLSAADQLLGNLLNNLIDYFSSNWKQEISTGWRQRYAYAQESLKQLQSLEEKAEKQSLTDEEAWNRACWTLELKGDEVAIPLFKEILKEQPEHAAANYNLGQLLLQKNDESGIDYIEKAMKTDPGSVVQGCDLIYYFLMQQEKVEEAKVYRKRADEHYNLLMLAKQERSSVTPSDEFQFHDLESHDIENLSRQLSVYSAQLQEVYFVRKVVKYYPEDPFYVLVVLRRRGFWETDGDKLDNELADRLSNEVRFPDHAYIIVLNENGNSLKNKLRKIKGSIIYK